A part of Gemmatimonadales bacterium genomic DNA contains:
- a CDS encoding serine hydrolase: MTRTLLTGLLVTTTLAGCRPARLATTPAPERADPSLQAELESLVGGFKGEVGLYVRHLRTGQTAGINADSVFPTQSVVKVPILVGTFDAIHRGVLDYRTRLVYTDSLLYRGVDIIGGLKDSATIALGQVAMLMITTSDNTGSLWLQHLAGTGTTINAWMAAHGFEHTRVNSRTPGREANQKLYGWGQTTPREMSRLMLMIRDGKAVSQAASEEMYRALTRVYWNGAALAAIPPWVQVASKQGWVRGARSETAVVNAPSGDYVFTVSIWKAADEGLGTDSEPGILMQQISALLWRYFEPQYPWRPDPDATKYKP; this comes from the coding sequence ATGACCCGCACCCTTCTGACCGGCCTGCTGGTCACCACGACATTGGCAGGTTGTCGCCCCGCTCGACTCGCTACCACGCCGGCCCCGGAACGAGCTGACCCATCGCTGCAGGCGGAGCTCGAGTCGCTCGTTGGTGGCTTCAAGGGTGAGGTAGGTCTGTATGTTCGCCACCTGCGCACGGGGCAGACCGCGGGCATCAATGCCGACAGTGTCTTCCCGACCCAGAGTGTGGTCAAGGTGCCGATCCTGGTGGGCACCTTTGACGCGATTCATCGCGGCGTGCTCGACTATCGAACCCGCCTCGTCTACACCGACTCGCTGCTCTATCGCGGCGTCGACATCATCGGCGGGCTCAAGGACAGCGCAACGATTGCCCTGGGCCAGGTTGCCATGCTGATGATCACCACCAGTGACAACACCGGCTCGCTCTGGTTGCAGCACCTTGCCGGCACCGGAACGACCATCAACGCCTGGATGGCTGCGCACGGCTTCGAGCACACCCGAGTCAACTCGCGGACGCCGGGCCGCGAGGCGAATCAGAAGCTCTACGGCTGGGGCCAGACCACCCCGCGCGAGATGTCGCGGCTGATGCTGATGATCCGGGACGGGAAGGCGGTCAGTCAGGCCGCCAGCGAAGAGATGTATCGCGCGCTGACTCGGGTGTACTGGAACGGGGCTGCGCTCGCTGCGATCCCGCCCTGGGTACAGGTCGCCTCAAAACAAGGCTGGGTCCGCGGGGCCCGATCGGAAACGGCCGTCGTCAACGCACCGTCGGGAGACTACGTGTTCACGGTCAGCATCTGGAAGGCGGCCGACGAGGGCTTGGGCACCGACAGCGAACCCGGGATCCTGATGCAGCAGATATCCGCCCTGCTCTGGCGATACTTCGAGCCGCAGTATCCCTGGAGGCCGGACCCTGACGCAACGAAGTACAAACCCTGA
- a CDS encoding amidohydrolase family protein codes for MAYARTLAALSLALVAACAQPGQYDIVIQGGRVIDPETGLDAVRNVGITGDRIAAITDQALRGDRVIDAAGLVVAPGFIDLHQHGHDEDSYRLKALDGVTTALEMEMGVPDYAAFLAARAGGTLVHYGATVSHEAARVVTWGLPLEPSQGGPAAAIDDPAAGPVTEEAASPERLEALLAYARKGLDEGALGIGMGLEYTPGATRWEVIRHFQLAAERKVPVYVHVRGTGALEPGSSIESIVEMLGAAAATGASVHIVHINSSCMSFAFDCLSMIEGAQRQGLDVTTEAYPYGAGMTSIASALYNPGWNVRRKVDYGDIELPTTGERLTKATFDALRATGRPEYVLMHMNPDSVVDRIVVHPMTMIASDGLKSHPRGAGTYARVLARHVREQGALTLTQAIDKMSLMPAKRLESATAAAKRKGRVQVGADADLAIFDPTTIADKATYRDQRAASVGMQYVLVAGVPVVSEGQLVEGVAPGRAIVADKR; via the coding sequence ATGGCGTACGCTCGAACTCTCGCTGCTCTTTCCCTCGCTCTGGTGGCCGCCTGTGCCCAACCGGGCCAGTACGACATCGTGATTCAGGGGGGACGTGTCATCGACCCGGAAACTGGTCTCGACGCAGTCCGGAACGTCGGAATCACCGGCGACCGGATTGCCGCGATCACCGATCAGGCCCTGCGGGGCGACCGCGTGATCGACGCGGCTGGCTTGGTGGTGGCACCCGGGTTCATCGACCTCCATCAGCACGGTCACGACGAAGATTCCTACCGCCTCAAGGCCCTCGACGGGGTGACGACCGCACTCGAAATGGAAATGGGCGTGCCGGACTATGCCGCCTTCCTTGCTGCTCGTGCCGGCGGTACGCTGGTGCACTACGGTGCCACGGTCAGCCACGAGGCGGCCCGCGTGGTGACTTGGGGTTTGCCTCTCGAGCCGAGTCAGGGTGGCCCCGCCGCGGCGATCGATGACCCTGCGGCCGGCCCGGTGACGGAAGAGGCAGCCTCGCCCGAGCGTCTCGAAGCATTGCTGGCCTACGCCCGGAAAGGACTCGACGAGGGGGCACTCGGCATCGGGATGGGGCTCGAGTACACGCCGGGGGCCACTCGCTGGGAAGTGATTCGGCACTTTCAGCTGGCGGCCGAGCGTAAGGTGCCGGTCTATGTCCACGTTCGCGGGACCGGTGCGCTGGAGCCGGGTTCGAGCATCGAGTCGATCGTCGAGATGCTGGGCGCCGCCGCCGCCACCGGAGCGAGCGTTCACATCGTTCACATCAACAGCAGCTGCATGAGCTTTGCGTTCGACTGCTTGAGCATGATCGAAGGTGCGCAGCGTCAGGGGCTCGACGTGACGACCGAGGCGTATCCATATGGCGCCGGGATGACCAGCATCGCGTCGGCGCTCTACAACCCGGGCTGGAATGTGCGTCGCAAGGTGGACTACGGCGACATCGAACTGCCCACCACCGGAGAGCGGCTCACCAAGGCGACCTTCGATGCGCTGCGGGCCACGGGTCGGCCCGAGTATGTGCTGATGCACATGAACCCGGACTCCGTGGTCGATCGGATCGTAGTGCATCCGATGACCATGATCGCGAGCGACGGCCTGAAGAGCCATCCGCGTGGCGCGGGGACCTACGCGCGCGTGCTGGCTCGGCATGTGCGCGAGCAGGGGGCGTTGACGTTGACCCAGGCGATCGACAAGATGTCCCTGATGCCCGCCAAGCGTCTCGAAAGCGCGACGGCGGCGGCCAAGCGGAAGGGGCGGGTCCAGGTCGGCGCCGACGCGGACCTGGCGATCTTCGATCCGACCACGATTGCCGACAAGGCCACCTACCGCGATCAGCGGGCGGCAAGCGTCGGGATGCAGTATGTCCTGGTGGCTGGCGTACCGGTGGTGTCGGAGGGACAACTGGTCGAGGGAGTTGCCCCGGGGCGGGCAATCGTCGCTGACAAGCGCTGA
- a CDS encoding alpha/beta hydrolase: MLRSRLFLAGIAVLAACGPKDEPAPVTAATAGSFEPVTIPYSEARTLRSRFVDQEFKIFVALPPAGSGAAASSKYPVIYTLDANGEFGIVSEIARLAAFEPGTIPPALVVGIGYPVSRFEETLNLRTRDYTPTADTGFARFATNLWGNGTAPTPGGAPAFLRFIREELKPFIEQHYPADPADATLIGHSFGGLFASYALFHEPATFQRYVIASPSLWWDRQVSFEYEKQYAARNKDLPARVFLSVGGLESAAELRKSLAAYPDSMRAPILAYYEEAGYPQMVELLEPFAKALAGRRYPSLRMTSYIFPDETHASVMPMIASRGLRDVFRPAAP, encoded by the coding sequence ATGCTTCGTTCGCGCCTGTTCCTGGCCGGTATTGCCGTGCTGGCGGCTTGTGGTCCCAAGGACGAACCGGCTCCGGTCACCGCCGCGACGGCCGGGTCGTTCGAGCCGGTGACGATCCCCTACTCTGAGGCCAGGACGCTTCGCTCCCGGTTCGTGGATCAGGAGTTCAAGATCTTCGTTGCGCTTCCGCCGGCTGGTTCGGGCGCGGCGGCGAGTTCCAAGTACCCCGTGATCTACACGCTCGATGCCAACGGCGAGTTTGGCATCGTATCGGAGATTGCGCGGCTGGCCGCGTTCGAGCCGGGGACCATCCCGCCTGCTCTGGTGGTCGGCATCGGCTACCCGGTTAGCAGGTTTGAAGAGACCTTGAACCTTCGGACCCGGGACTACACCCCGACCGCGGACACCGGGTTTGCTCGCTTTGCCACCAACCTGTGGGGCAACGGTACGGCGCCGACACCCGGGGGTGCGCCCGCATTCCTCCGCTTCATCCGCGAAGAACTCAAGCCCTTCATCGAACAGCATTATCCTGCCGACCCGGCGGATGCGACGTTGATCGGACATTCGTTCGGCGGGTTATTCGCCAGCTATGCTCTGTTCCACGAGCCTGCGACGTTCCAGCGATACGTCATCGCGAGTCCGTCGCTCTGGTGGGATCGCCAGGTCTCGTTCGAGTACGAAAAGCAATACGCCGCGCGCAACAAGGATTTGCCGGCGAGGGTCTTTCTCTCTGTGGGAGGGCTCGAATCGGCCGCCGAGCTTCGGAAATCGCTGGCGGCGTATCCCGACTCGATGCGGGCGCCCATCCTCGCCTATTACGAGGAGGCGGGGTATCCCCAAATGGTCGAGCTGCTGGAACCCTTCGCCAAGGCGCTGGCTGGTCGCAGGTACCCGAGCCTACGGATGACCTCGTACATCTTCCCCGACGAAACCCACGCCTCGGTCATGCCCATGATCGCGAGTCGGGGTCTTCGAGACGTGTTTCGACCGGCCGCGCCGTAA
- a CDS encoding beta-lactamase family protein, with product MFSRPIVVAIALGLPLLGAVACTGRSNNLTNAQVAGIDAAFRPFDRATSPGCAVAVYQDGQIRFAKGYGMADLERNVPIRPQTMFDLGSTSKQFAAASILLLAQDGKLALTDDVRKFIPELPEYPGGPITVDQLIRHTSGLRDYIGLMILGGFRTNDVTDDADALAAIVRQRNLNFAPGSQWLYSNSGYFLMSIIVERASGKNLKDFAQERIFTPLGMHRTHFRNSHVALVPGRALAYEEVDSAQYVLDVSNWEQTGDGQVQSSVEELARWDGNFADPKVGGQALLDGLVETGVLNDGKVHDYGRGLRVDTYRGLKRVSHGGSWGGYRAMYARFPEYRTGIGITCNVSSANTSRLADAVADAVLREALAPRPADTAAAQQPVLGSAAARYLGSYYSPRHESVVTMALRSDTLMASVNGGSGAAVRNAGPSRLAFGNLTLLFPEDAQPAPQLRLTVGEDDRGAYDRVAMAEPGSAGLAAYAGTYYSPELATTWTLAVEGGTLVSKPRGLGELTFAPAFSDAFTARGYLIRFTRSGGRIDGFDVSAGRMLRIRFDRR from the coding sequence ATGTTCTCACGCCCGATCGTCGTCGCCATTGCCCTTGGTCTCCCGCTGCTCGGCGCCGTCGCATGCACCGGCCGCAGCAATAACCTCACCAATGCGCAGGTAGCAGGAATCGACGCCGCGTTCCGGCCGTTCGATCGGGCCACCTCGCCCGGATGCGCGGTGGCGGTGTACCAGGACGGCCAGATCCGGTTTGCCAAAGGTTACGGGATGGCGGACCTCGAGCGGAATGTGCCGATCCGACCGCAAACCATGTTCGACCTGGGCTCGACCTCGAAGCAGTTTGCCGCCGCCAGCATCCTGCTCCTGGCTCAAGACGGCAAGCTCGCTCTGACCGATGACGTTCGAAAGTTCATTCCTGAACTGCCGGAGTACCCGGGCGGACCAATTACGGTCGACCAGCTGATTCGTCACACCAGCGGCCTCCGCGATTACATCGGCCTGATGATCCTGGGCGGTTTCCGCACCAACGACGTGACCGACGACGCCGACGCGCTCGCCGCAATCGTCCGCCAGCGCAACCTGAACTTTGCCCCGGGCAGCCAGTGGCTCTACAGCAACTCGGGCTACTTTCTGATGTCGATCATCGTCGAACGCGCGTCCGGCAAGAACCTGAAGGACTTCGCGCAGGAGCGCATCTTCACACCGCTCGGCATGCACCGGACGCACTTCCGAAACAGTCACGTGGCGCTGGTGCCGGGTCGGGCCCTGGCCTACGAGGAGGTCGATTCGGCCCAGTATGTGCTCGACGTCTCGAACTGGGAGCAAACTGGCGACGGGCAGGTGCAATCGAGCGTCGAGGAGCTGGCGCGGTGGGACGGGAATTTTGCCGACCCGAAGGTCGGAGGACAGGCCTTGCTGGACGGGCTCGTCGAGACCGGTGTCCTCAATGACGGCAAGGTGCACGACTACGGCCGCGGGCTCCGCGTCGACACCTATCGGGGCCTCAAGCGGGTATCGCATGGCGGGTCGTGGGGCGGCTATCGCGCGATGTACGCCCGCTTCCCCGAGTACCGCACCGGCATCGGCATCACCTGCAACGTCAGCAGCGCCAACACGAGTCGGCTTGCCGACGCGGTCGCCGACGCTGTGCTGCGCGAGGCGCTGGCTCCCCGGCCAGCCGATACCGCGGCAGCGCAGCAGCCCGTTCTCGGGAGCGCCGCAGCTCGCTACCTTGGCAGCTATTACTCGCCTCGGCACGAGAGCGTCGTCACCATGGCTCTGCGCAGCGATACCCTGATGGCATCGGTCAACGGCGGCTCCGGTGCTGCCGTGCGGAACGCCGGGCCGAGCCGCCTCGCGTTTGGGAACCTGACCCTGCTCTTTCCCGAGGACGCCCAGCCCGCCCCACAGCTCCGCCTGACGGTGGGCGAGGACGACCGCGGCGCCTATGATCGAGTCGCCATGGCAGAGCCGGGGTCGGCTGGATTGGCCGCCTACGCGGGGACCTACTACAGCCCGGAGCTCGCAACCACCTGGACACTGGCGGTCGAAGGCGGGACCCTGGTCAGCAAACCGCGCGGCCTGGGTGAGCTGACTTTCGCGCCAGCCTTCTCGGATGCCTTTACGGCTCGTGGCTACCTCATTCGCTTCACCCGGAGCGGCGGACGTATCGACGGGTTCGATGTCAGCGCGGGACGGATGCTCCGGATCCGGTTCGACCGCCGCTGA
- a CDS encoding AmpG family muropeptide MFS transporter, translating to MLPPAPTSSRSGVWGQKKMVVLAMLGFASGLPLYLTSRTLQAWLRTEGVDLTTIGLFSLVALPYSLKWLWAPVIDRYVPPILGRRRGWLVLIQIALVLAIAAMALADPRQGLKLLAINAIFIAFFSASLDVVVDAYRADVLAEREMGAGAAIWVVGYRVALLATGALAFVLADRMPWPMVYLLLSALVGVGILAALFGEEPSTGGQPPQSFRDAVVLPFQDFFQRAGARNAILVLGFVVLYKLPDYLAAAIATPFLLDLRFSQTDIGAIQGGLGIAATIVGALASGALVAKLGINRSLWIIGILQAVSNLAYWGLALVGRNYSVLVSTIVIENFCTGLVTAGFIAFLMSLCSPRFSATQFALLTSLMGASRDVLVAPAGWMVQQLGWSTFFLVTVLAALPGLALLPIFAPWRGTGPLTVERASAASDS from the coding sequence ATGCTCCCGCCGGCCCCCACCTCATCCCGATCAGGCGTCTGGGGCCAGAAGAAAATGGTGGTCCTCGCGATGCTGGGGTTTGCATCGGGGCTGCCGCTCTACCTGACCAGCCGGACCCTGCAGGCCTGGCTTCGCACCGAGGGCGTCGACCTCACCACCATCGGGCTCTTCAGCCTGGTCGCACTGCCCTACTCGCTCAAGTGGCTCTGGGCCCCGGTGATCGACCGGTATGTGCCGCCGATTCTGGGGCGGCGGCGCGGCTGGCTGGTCCTGATTCAGATCGCGCTGGTGCTCGCGATTGCCGCAATGGCGCTGGCCGATCCGCGCCAGGGTCTCAAGCTCCTCGCCATCAACGCGATCTTCATCGCCTTTTTCAGCGCCTCGCTCGATGTTGTCGTCGATGCGTACCGAGCAGACGTGCTGGCTGAGCGGGAGATGGGCGCCGGCGCAGCCATCTGGGTCGTCGGGTATCGGGTCGCCCTGCTGGCGACCGGAGCGCTGGCGTTCGTCCTGGCCGACCGGATGCCGTGGCCGATGGTCTATCTGTTGCTGTCCGCCCTGGTCGGGGTCGGGATCCTGGCCGCCCTGTTCGGTGAGGAACCCTCCACGGGCGGACAACCACCCCAGTCCTTTCGCGATGCGGTCGTCCTGCCGTTTCAGGACTTTTTTCAGCGGGCGGGGGCGCGGAACGCCATCCTGGTGCTGGGCTTCGTGGTGCTCTACAAGCTGCCTGACTACCTCGCGGCCGCAATTGCAACGCCGTTTCTGCTCGATCTCAGGTTTTCTCAGACCGACATTGGCGCCATTCAGGGCGGGCTGGGCATTGCGGCCACGATCGTTGGCGCCTTGGCGAGCGGCGCGCTGGTGGCCAAGCTGGGCATCAATCGATCGCTCTGGATCATCGGGATCCTGCAGGCGGTGAGCAATCTCGCCTACTGGGGCCTGGCGCTGGTCGGTCGCAACTACTCGGTCCTCGTGTCGACCATCGTCATCGAGAACTTTTGCACCGGCCTGGTGACCGCGGGATTCATTGCCTTTCTGATGAGCCTCTGCAGCCCGCGGTTCTCCGCCACCCAGTTCGCCCTGCTCACCAGCCTGATGGGTGCCAGCCGGGATGTGCTGGTGGCGCCCGCCGGCTGGATGGTCCAGCAACTCGGTTGGTCGACATTCTTCCTGGTGACCGTCCTTGCTGCGCTGCCAGGACTCGCACTGCTGCCGATCTTTGCCCCGTGGCGCGGCACGGGGCCGCTCACCGTCGAACGTGCTTCCGCTGCGAGTGATTCGTGA
- a CDS encoding cytosine permease has product MTDAAEYADQEARYGIVPILRSGRLYSLADLAFVAGSYATATWCFVQGAALAGQMSLPQSIMSTLGAGLSFVLLICLIGLMSNKYGIDHWLLSRALWGHTGTSIVLITVLTASWGWGAINAQMFGESIAKLAGAAGMDVSSPWWVKGLALVCVGLGFAIALRGTGAVRRAAWIMGFLLLAVGAVVAFLVMRSPHLSAAWRAGPLTSVPAGGARSAYMIGTEWNVAFMLAWFPVIGALTRLAKGPRAAHWGLWLGYGVMMAAYVLIGVAVAHVAAAGGSPITGDPTAYLLGLGGPWLGSLTLIFVGVANVSTTAVGLYGTAISTKVLWPTWRYGHVVGFWAMFVAVLTLWGGVWTYYSVFLAVMGIVNGPAVGLLLVDYWIVRRQRLDLKSIFEPGSYRYTHGINLVALVSFVLGVVAFLLVFDPVTATIRSSGVFNTFTATGFATLVGGLSYALLARLAPVRGYLLQDRSAGSRPLC; this is encoded by the coding sequence GTGACCGACGCTGCCGAATACGCCGATCAGGAAGCGCGCTACGGGATCGTGCCGATTCTGCGCAGCGGACGGCTCTATTCCCTGGCGGACCTTGCCTTCGTGGCCGGTTCTTACGCCACGGCGACATGGTGCTTTGTCCAGGGAGCAGCGCTGGCCGGGCAGATGAGCCTGCCGCAATCGATCATGAGTACTCTGGGCGCGGGCCTGTCGTTTGTGCTGCTGATCTGCCTGATCGGCCTGATGTCCAACAAGTACGGAATCGACCACTGGCTGCTCTCCCGCGCACTCTGGGGACACACGGGCACCAGCATCGTCCTCATCACCGTACTCACCGCGAGCTGGGGCTGGGGCGCGATCAACGCCCAGATGTTCGGCGAATCGATTGCCAAATTGGCCGGGGCCGCCGGGATGGATGTCAGTTCGCCCTGGTGGGTCAAAGGCCTGGCGCTGGTCTGCGTCGGCCTCGGCTTCGCGATCGCCTTACGTGGCACCGGAGCTGTCCGCCGAGCAGCGTGGATCATGGGTTTTCTGCTCCTCGCGGTTGGTGCGGTGGTGGCCTTCCTCGTCATGCGGAGCCCGCACCTGAGCGCGGCATGGCGTGCGGGCCCCCTCACGTCGGTGCCGGCAGGCGGCGCCCGCTCCGCCTATATGATCGGCACCGAGTGGAACGTCGCGTTCATGCTGGCCTGGTTTCCGGTGATCGGCGCGCTGACTCGCTTGGCCAAGGGGCCACGAGCTGCGCATTGGGGTCTCTGGCTCGGCTACGGCGTCATGATGGCTGCGTACGTACTGATCGGCGTCGCCGTTGCCCACGTGGCGGCAGCCGGAGGGTCCCCGATCACCGGCGACCCCACCGCCTATCTGCTCGGACTGGGTGGCCCCTGGCTCGGCAGCCTGACCCTGATTTTCGTCGGTGTGGCCAACGTGTCGACGACCGCGGTCGGGCTCTATGGCACGGCGATCAGCACCAAGGTGCTCTGGCCCACCTGGCGCTACGGTCATGTGGTCGGTTTCTGGGCCATGTTCGTTGCGGTGCTCACGCTGTGGGGAGGGGTCTGGACTTACTATAGTGTGTTCCTCGCGGTGATGGGCATTGTCAACGGACCCGCCGTCGGGTTGTTGCTCGTCGACTACTGGATCGTCCGCCGCCAGAGGCTCGACCTCAAGAGTATCTTCGAACCGGGCTCGTATCGGTACACACACGGCATCAATCTCGTCGCACTCGTCAGCTTTGTTCTCGGGGTCGTCGCGTTCCTGCTGGTCTTTGATCCCGTGACGGCAACGATCCGGTCCAGCGGCGTCTTCAACACGTTTACCGCGACCGGATTCGCCACCCTCGTTGGCGGGCTCAGCTATGCTCTGCTCGCGCGCCTCGCTCCGGTCCGGGGTTATCTGTTGCAGGATCGATCCGCCGGGTCGCGGCCGCTCTGCTGA
- a CDS encoding indoleamine 2,3-dioxygenase, translated as MIDLTAYAISPTRGFLPDTDPLDRLPAEFEPWEGLADQLSPLLAADCYRAAADRLPLLDPGPLTDGAPLERAMQTLSFLGSAYVHADDRAPATRLPRAIAEPWDAVARRLGRPTIIAHASYVLTNWRRIDPEGPVALGNLACQRTFLGGLDEQWFILVTAAIEATGAPALSAIARSQDAVDRNAPEDVVDGLESIAQVTGAITGVLERMYERCDPRGFYLRVRPYLASWVEPGVRFDGTTGPPRILTGGSAAQSTLIQALDAGLGVVHTHPASQPFLAAMRGYMPPPHRAFLERLEAGPSIRSFVDARRAQIPALAERYDRCIDALDLFRKRHLEIAARYITRQAKDVVGALGTGGTEFTTFLTASRRETSAQRIVPRLSESDSE; from the coding sequence GTGATTGATCTGACGGCCTACGCCATCTCCCCGACGCGCGGATTTCTCCCGGACACCGACCCGCTCGACCGACTTCCTGCCGAGTTTGAACCGTGGGAAGGGCTGGCGGACCAGCTTTCACCCCTGCTGGCCGCCGACTGCTATCGCGCCGCAGCCGATCGACTGCCCCTGCTGGATCCGGGACCGCTGACCGACGGAGCGCCGCTCGAGCGTGCAATGCAGACCCTCTCGTTTCTCGGTTCGGCCTACGTCCATGCCGATGACCGGGCTCCCGCGACCCGACTTCCACGCGCCATTGCCGAACCATGGGATGCGGTGGCTCGCCGGCTGGGCAGACCAACCATCATTGCGCATGCGTCGTATGTGCTGACTAACTGGCGCCGGATCGACCCCGAGGGCCCGGTGGCCCTGGGTAACCTCGCCTGCCAGCGCACCTTCCTGGGCGGCCTCGACGAGCAGTGGTTCATTCTCGTGACCGCGGCCATCGAAGCGACGGGCGCGCCCGCACTCTCGGCCATCGCGCGGAGCCAGGATGCGGTGGATCGCAATGCTCCGGAAGACGTCGTTGACGGGCTCGAATCGATTGCCCAGGTCACCGGAGCGATTACCGGGGTGCTTGAGCGGATGTACGAGCGGTGCGATCCGCGGGGTTTCTACCTGCGGGTTCGTCCGTACCTGGCGAGCTGGGTCGAACCCGGCGTGCGCTTCGACGGCACCACCGGGCCACCCCGCATCCTGACCGGCGGAAGCGCGGCGCAGAGCACTCTGATCCAGGCACTCGACGCCGGCCTGGGTGTGGTACACACCCATCCTGCCAGCCAGCCGTTCCTGGCCGCCATGCGCGGTTACATGCCGCCGCCCCATCGCGCCTTCCTCGAGCGGCTCGAGGCTGGCCCGTCGATCCGGAGCTTCGTCGACGCCAGACGGGCACAGATCCCGGCACTCGCCGAGCGGTACGACCGCTGCATCGATGCACTCGACCTGTTTCGGAAGCGGCACCTCGAGATTGCGGCGCGCTACATTACCAGACAGGCCAAGGACGTCGTCGGCGCGCTGGGCACCGGTGGAACCGAGTTCACCACGTTTCTGACTGCCTCGCGGCGGGAAACCAGCGCACAGCGCATCGTGCCGCGTCTGAGCGAGTCGGACAGCGAGTGA